Part of the Spinacia oleracea cultivar Varoflay chromosome 5, BTI_SOV_V1, whole genome shotgun sequence genome, CAGTGCAGCTAATGTGGGGCATCGAGTTGTGTTACCACCAAGTTTTCTGGGGGGGCCTAGGGATATGAAAAAGAGGTATTTGAATGCGATGTCCTTAGTTAAGAAGTATGGGAAGCCTGATTTGTTCCTTACAATGACGTGCAATCCTAATTGGCCAGAGATTAAACAAGAGTTGGCTGTCGGAGAGGAGGCACAAAACCGGCCAGATTTAGTTTCAAGGATTTTCCGTGCTAAACTGATAGCGCTAAAACACCATatcatgaaaaaaaaaaaaattggtgaaGTTGCTGCTATGATATATGTTGTTGAGTTCCAGAAACGGGGGTTGCCGCACGCTCATTTCCTTGTTATCCTTAAACCCAATTCTAAGATTAGAAGCCCTGCTGACTTTGATAAGTTTGTTTCTGCTGAGATCCCTCCTCTTGCCAACCCTCACTTGAGGAAGATTGTTCTTCAACACATGATGCATGGCCCATGTGGACAACTGAACCCTGATTGTGCGTGCATGAAACGGAAAGGTAATGAGGGGCACTGCAAGTATGGATATCCGAAAAAATTTGCTGCCGAGACAACTAACAGCAGCGATGGATACCCACTTTATAAAAGGATAGATACTGGAGAAAGTGTTTGTATTCGCAGGGTTAATATGGATAACAGGTCAGTTATTCCGTATAACCCGTACCTATCATCACTTTTTGATTGCCACTTAAACGTTGAGGTTTGTTCGACCATAATGGCAGTCAAATACCTGTACAAATATGTGTACAAGGGCCATGACAGGATCTCATTCAACGTGCAGGATGGTAGCACTGCTATTGTTGATGAGATACAACAGTACCAGGCTGGGAGGTGGGTTTCCCCGTGTGAGGCAGCATGGAGAATTTTCGGGTTCGATCTGTTTGAGATGTTTCCATCGGTGTTGCCTCTGCAAATACATCTGCCTAACTTGCAGACAATCCAGGTAATGCCTCATGAGAATTTAGACGAGATCATTTTAAATGATAAAAGATCTCGAACTCAACTTACAGAATTCTTTAGGATGAATGCTGCCACACCTGATGGAACGGGCTATACATATGCAGAATTTCCAGAGCATTATAAGTGGGAGGGTAAAGAATGGAAAAAAAGAAGCAACAAGACCGTTGTTGTTGGCAGGCTCACTTTTGTAGCACCTGCTGAAGGGAAACGTTACTTCCTCAGATTATTACTGATGCATGTGGATAGCCCGCGATCCTTTGATCATCTCCGAACTGTTGATGGATATAAGTGTGCCACTTTTCAGGAGACAGCTCTGCGGCTGAAATTGCTAGAGGAAGACAACGCTGTCGACTTGTGCTTAGCTGAAGCGTGTGAAGTGCAAATGCCGACTGCATTCCGACAGCTCTTTTCAACAGTGCTGATCTTCTGCCAGCCAAGTGACCCCAATGCCCTCTGGTTAAAATACTACGACGCTCTCTCTGAAGATTATAGGCACCAGTATCCGAGTTCTGATAGCAGGTCAAGGGAGCTCACTGTTAGATCTGTTGAGCAATCTCTTGAAGCAATGGGGAAATCATTTAGAGACTTTGGCCTACAACATTTAAATGATTTTCAAGATGAAGAGTTCAGGCGAACAAAAGACATTATCGATGCACTTGATGCACCGATACCTCGGGACTGTATTGATGCCCGTAACACATTAAACCAAGCACAGCAGGAGGCATTTGACAGCATTATTGACCACGTTCTTAAAGGGAAACCTGGTGCATTCTTCATAGACGGGCCCGGAGGAACAGGTAAAACCTTCCTATACAATGCTCTCTATGCAGAGGTTCGTTTGATGAACAAGATTGTCCTACCAACTGCGACATCTGGAATTGCAGCATCAAATATACCTTCTGGGAGGACTGCTCACTCTCGGTTTAAAATACCGATAGATTCtgatgcttcccttgcttgcgATGTTCCTAAACAGGGCAGTCTTGCATGTTTACTAAAAGAGACATCGTTGATTATTTGGGACGAAGCTTCAATGGCAAGGAAAGAAAATGTTGAGTCATTAGACATGCTTCTACGAGACTTGTGTGATGAGAATACCCTTTTTGGTGGCAAGCTTGTGGTTTTTGGTGGCGACTTCCGTCAGGTCCTGCCCGTCCTACCCCGCAAAACACAGCGAGAAGCTGTTGCTGCTAGCTTAGTGAGTTCTGTTCTTTGGCCTCGGTTCATTAGGTTCAATCTCACTGAAAATGTTCGGGCAAGAGAAGATCCCTACTTTTCTGCGTTTTTGCTTTCTCTTGGAAATGGTGAGCTGCAAACCGGCGAGAATGACCTTGTGCAATTGCCAATGCAGATAGTACACCCATCTGTGGTCGCTTCTGATCCTATTGCCGAACTTACTGCAATTGCATTTCCCGAGGTAGATGTTTCCAGGTCCACCCCAGGAAATTTCACAACAACGGCTATACTGACCCCCCTGAATGAAgatgttgatgatatcaatgctACCCTGATAGACAAATTCCCTGGAGAATCTGTTATGTACAGGAGTTTTGATACAGTTCTTGATGATAATAGCGCGATCTATCCTCCTGAATTTATACACACCCTCTGCCTAGGTGGAATGAGCCCATACAAGCTCGTCTTAAAGAAAAATTGTCCAGTTCTTCTGCTTCGCAATATCCTGCCTTCGTCTGGCCTGTGCAATGGGACACGTATGATATGCAAGAATTTCTACCCGAATCTGATTGAATGCATGATCACGACTGGGCAGCACAGCGGAAGCCATGTTTTTATACCCCGAATTAGGCTTCGGCCGTCTGCATCTTCCAATTATCCTTTCCAATTTCAGAGGAAACAATTCCCTATAAAACTAAGCTTTGCAATGACGATAAACAAGTCACAAGGGCAAACACTAAGCCAAGTCTCCATCTATCTTCCCCAGCCGTGTTTCTCCCATGGTCAGCTTTATGTGGCACTGTCTCGTGCTAGAAAAGCATGTAACGTCAAAGTTGTTTCAAAACAATCTCCGGGACACCAACCTGAGCACCATGTTAGAAATGTCATCTCTTATGATGTGCTCAGATTAGCCGGTATCATATGATATACAGGTAATCTATCACAAACCTTTTTATCTGCTTCCTGATTGTGCATTTACAGCTTGCTTTGTTATTATTCTTGTACGGCTTACTGTAACCAAACATGTTCATGCCATGCAGTTGTTGCtcctttttgtgccttttggTTTGTGCTGCAAATATGCCCGTGAAAAACAGCCCACCTGTGTAGAAAATCATGCAAGCACATGCATTCTAATGTCATATGCAGGTTCCTGTTGCAGAGGAAATGATAAATAAGGTATATACCCTCTTCAGTTCTGTATGCCCTTACTTTGCTGCCTTTGATTCtgatttattttaattgaatacATCTTTGGTGAACATTCGTTGTTTTAGTGCGACTAAGTAATCTAGCATCACCCCTTATTTTCACCAGTCAATAAGGCTAGCTTATGTATAGAGACAGAAAACTTTTAGCTACAAGAAATTGAACAAGTTTGGCATAGGATCTTTCAAAAGTATTCACCCCGCATTTCAATGTTGCTATCGTcaagtatatatatacatgctcTTATTTGTTCTTCCATTCAACTGCTAGCAGTTAATACACACTGTTTTGCCGTGCGCATCATATATAGGAGTTGAAATTATAATTCTCGGTTTCCTTCTGATTCCTAATAGACTTAACTGTTTGGtttatttaattcaaatttTGACTAGCTCTTCTCTCAAAAACTGGCAAAAACTCATAGACACATTGGAAACCTGGTGTGTCCCTTTATTCCGGATTTTGTACCTATGATCCAATGGTGTCATGCCAAATAATGTGCCAGGTAGATGTCCATCCTCTAATACTAAGCTTTAAGCTTTGTTTTGATGCAGATCAAGAAATTTTTGGTGTTCATATATGCCAAGTGAGGGCTCTGATAGCTCATACAACCTCATATTATTCTTTCTGTAAGTTCATTACACCCATCTGCTTAAATATCAACTTGCACATTGGAAGTAGCTAACTGATAAACACGTTTGCATATGTGCTATTTTGGTAGTATTTTGTGAGTCCCTTTGTGTTCTACTCTCATTATTAAAGCACCTAAGCTCAAGCGATTGGGTGACACTAAAACCAGTGTTATTAGGTCGTTTAAATGCAAGTCCTTAAACTTTAACATGGAGTTATTATAATAGCCAAAGAGATTCTATATTTTTCTGTGTTGCTCCCTCTTCGTTAATCCTTCTCCTTTTTGGTTTTCCAAAATAGAAATGCATATCCTGACAGAGTACTTTCAATTAGTATCTTCCTGCTATGCTTAACTGAATTATAGCTTGTACACCAGAGATAACCTCCTTTTTTTGTGCACAGACCCCGGGTTCCAGTAACTGTTGTCAAAGGTTCTTTCTGTAGGATATTAGTATTTATAACCAGCCCGCTTAGATTTATGTGGGCTCTTTTGCTTGCCTGTTTGGTCATTGTAGTTCAGATTCAGAACAACCAAATTGCACACGTTTGCTGATTAAACCGGTATTATGAAATACATTCATATTGTAGCTTACTTAACACATCCATTGTAGGTGAGACATATTAATCACCACTTCCAGGTGAAAGAAAATAAAGTGCACACTTGTCTAATTCAAGCAGTACAGTGCATTACAGAGAATCAAAAAACTACAACGAAATAATACGGACTGTCATTGGATTCTTGTTTCAAAGTAATATGAACTACATGTGAACATAAAAAAACCTCATCTTTCTTTATTTTGAGAGTGAACCAAATGTAAACTGAAAGTTAGACTGTCGTTGCTTGCAGGTATGAGCGAGGTTCATGACGTATCCCCTCATTTTGCCCACAGTTCCAATGGTGTATGCATAATTTAGTGCGATCAAGTTGTAAGAATAGACTGCTGAATTTGGTTTTGAGATTTGTGTTCTAAACTGTTATAATGTCGTGAACATGCATTTGTTTCTGTATAGTAAGCATCCTATTAAATGTAGCCGTTCTCTTGGTCAATCTTCAAAAGGTTAACCACCAATTTTAGCAAGTTTCCTAATCGAGCCGGTTTTGTATCACCACTTTTACCCACTTCCCTACTCGAGTATTCCTAATTAAGGCGTTTTTTCCCCTGTCAACTTAGCTTGAGAATATCACTTTAGACGCTTGCAACTTATCTATTACTAACTTCTTTTGAAATATACACTCGGAAACTGGTTATACGAATGTAACCATCATGGTTCTACAGATGTTGCTCACCGTAATATAGGATGTTCCGTAACCCTTTAAATAGAAAATCTCGCAGAAATCTATGAAGCACTAAACTTTCATCATGATATTAATACTTCACACTAATTTTTCCAGCCTAACCTTATATAATGTTATTAATACTTCAGCCTCTTCCAAAGGTGTTTGTTTTTTTCTCAGGAAATAAAAAACCAGCAGACCACAGTACATGGTCATACCCATTAGAGAGGTATGTATCCTTTTATATTGTAGTCCTTAAAATCAGCTGTACCTGGTAAAGATTTCCCTCTTAAAGTTTAAGGCAACACGTTTTTACATAGCAAAGTATGGTTTAAATAGTGTTAGGACATGGTAATACAAGACTTCACCTGCTACAAGGACAATAAAACACTATTCTGAATAGTTGATTTGCTGTTTTGCCCATGCCTCTTTGCTTACTGCTGTGCCTTTCTTTTGAACCACAGGTTTTCCTTCCCTCTATATATGAAGATGTAGCACCCTCTATTCAGTCCCAATCTTTTACAACCTAAGCAGAATTTTACAGCTTCCTCTCCACAATCAGAATCTGCAGTTTGTCAGGTATGACCAAATCAAATGGAATTTATTGCTTTGATGTATAAGATCATAAATGTTTGCATTATTGTTTTTTAAATGCCTGCCAATTGAATATAGATTTGTTTTACTAGGTTTGTATTCTCTGCATAACTGATAATTCAAAGTTATACAGTTACAAAAAAAGATGATGTTGTTATGTTAGCTAAAACAGAATTCATGATTATTTCTGTGGGATTAATCATATTTCTTTTCTTTGTATTCTCTGCATAATTGATAATTCAAAGTTACACAGTTACAAAATAAGATGATGTTGTTATGTTAGCTAAAACAGAATTCATGATTATTTCTGTGGGATTAATCATATTTCTTTTTCTTACCATGTGTACAAACTCTAAGAAATGAAGCCTGAACGCGTGTATCTGGATCAGCTAACCGAAAAAAGCAAGGGCTACAAGGTTAAGGTCAAGGTCGTAGAGAAAGGACCGGAAAGGAACTCTCCTTCAAAGGGAATCCTATTCCAAGGACTTGTGATGGAAGATGACAAGGTATAATTGTTTCATTTCGTTTCCCTTTTTTTCATGCTTGCTTACATGTTCTCTGCCAAGTTTATTTCCATCTGTTTTTTCCCCATGCCTTTACTAAGCTGCTGACTTTTAGTTGCCTACTGAGTGTTCTATCTTTTAGAGTTAGTTCTAAGATGCTGCTTATTTCTCAAGCAGCAGTTGGTGTTGATTTTTCCTCTGAATCTGTCAACacataataattttttaaaaaggaaattcCTAATATCTCCTTTACACACTCAGTACTAGAATGCTAATAATCTgtcaacacataatatattggGAAAAAGGAAATCCCTGCTAATCTGTCAACCTGGAAATGATGAACACATAGTAGTATAACAAATATGAGTATCACAGACACTTCAGATCTGAAAAAGAGTTTACATTATGAATATCGTCCAGGAGTTTTTTTTCCTGTAAACAATAACGATTTCCCGAATATGACTGCATGTTTAGTCACACGTGTTCACCACTGAAATTAAGTATATGGGGTTCCATGTTACTCTGTAATCATACATGTTTTATGTCGAATTGTATGCATGCAACTGCTATGTTTACATTTTTTCCCCCTGGTGTACTCTCATTTCCTTCCCTGTTTGTGGTCTATGCATATGGTTTCCTATTCACGCTGCCATTCTGTTAACTTATTTAGTATTGATAGATACGTTAGATACGTTAACATAGTAGCATCGTCCAGTGATTAGAATTTTTCATTCCGTAATACCGTCCAGTGATTAGAATTTTTCCCATTATAAATACCGTCCAGTGATTAGAATTTTTCCCATTATAAATACCGTCCAGTGATTAGAGTTCCCATTATAAATACCGTCCAGTGATTAGAATTTTTCATTCTAACTCCTTTCACTTAGTTGTCCATTCAGAAGAATAACTCGTAAAGTTGTACCTCCTCGCTCTTTAAAAAACATATGAACTCCTTACACTTAGTTGAAAAACATAAACATCCTACCTTCTTACTCTTCAAAAAACATAAGAACTGCTGGCCAGCGTACGTCATCTATCAAATTATTGGATTTCCTGGATACGACTGCATATTTAGTCGCACGTGGTCACCACTGGAATTAGGTTTCTGGTAATAACTCTTTAATCATCAATGTTTTATATCGAATTGTATGCATGCAACTgctgttttttaaaaaaaaatctggtATAGTCTTATTTCCTTGGCCTGTTTGTGTTTTTTGCATATGGCTTGCTATTTAAGATGCTATTCCGTTAACTTATTTAGCATTAATAGATACCTTAAATAAGTTAACGGAATAGCACCGTCATAAGGCATAAAACTATAATGTAAAAGCAAATAGATAAATACATACAACACTTGCAAATTTAGGGGACATGAATAACACTGCTTCATTAATAGGTCTAACATTAGGATACATTGGATCGAAGGTAGCTCTCTATACATTATGGGGGCAAGACATGACGGACGGTCTGATCAAGCCTGTGCCCGGGGAGGGCCAGCCACAGGGCAACCAATGCAACCAGGACAGGCTCATAATAGAGCTGTCCAGCGGTTACCTCTTGTTGCTCATATAGTGCTGGTCCTTAGGTGGTTTGTAATTCTGAAGGCGCATACCTTGGGGGGACAACCAATCGAACCAGACATTCATGGTGTCAACCCTCAGTTTCATAAACCTTCATCTCATCAAACCTACACATGGCCTGGTAATTTAACTGTATGTCGTGTTAGTATCGACAATACATCAGACCATGGTACTTAGTATCGACAATACATCAGAACATTCATGTTAATTGTGATATTTCTGTAAGTATCCAGGTATTCATACACCATCTAAGCATGCTGAACATGATATGTTGTGTACCAAAGGGTACAACAGACGACTCGATCTTCACATCACTTGCCATTTGAGGAGCGTTTAGTTTTGAGGCTTTTAGGTGAATAGGGATTTATTTCCCTTCAGAAAACAGTATACCTGAATAGAGGATAGGTAAGAGAGTGAGTTGGAGAAGGTTGCTTTTTATAGGGGAGTATGCCCATACAGTTGTTAGTTTATATTAAATTATGATGCAAAGTCATTGGTGAGCTTTATCTATTCACACAGTGGAGGGCAGGGAGGCCCAACCATGAATAAGGTTGGATGCCATGTGTATCAGTCTGATTTATGCAGTAAAATCAGCAGTTTTAGGCCACCCAGATTAgtgatttaaatgtaatattgaCCAGAATCAGCTATTCCCAAAATGCATGTTTTCTATGTCAGTCCTATACATCAATGTTCCCCCACAGGTGTTAGGCTTTCTTCTGTTGCTTCATTCCCAATGCATAGCTGCTATCTAGAAAGGATTCAGTTCTGCCTAAACCCGTTGCCTTAGGAAAATAGGCCTTTCGACTATGCTCCCATATTGTTGACCATGTATAGTTAcggttttatttatcaaatatGCACACATGTACTGGTGGTAGTTACTTATTTAAGCTGTTGTATGCTATTGCTTTATGCAGGGAAATCGAATGCGTGCTGCACTTTTTGGAAATCAAATTGATGTCTACAAGGAAGCTATTGAACACTTAGGGAGTTATGAGATAGCTAATGCTACGATTAAAGCCAGCGATGAATATTGGAAAGCCAAAGACGCGAAATACGGTCTGCTTGGATACCAGATGAGCTTTGGCTCACAGGCGGTAATCCAACGAATGAATGCTGAGTCAGGGCCAGTATTACCGGAATACCAATGCCTAGCCACCATCCCAAGAGTGTATGATCCAACTGACAGATTTGGTAAAGAACCTACCCTCTTCCCTACTATGTTGTGATACTATACACATGCGCCAATACTTATTTCTATGCTCCTTTTATTTGCAGATATTGTTGCTGTTGTTCTATACCTCGAAGAAGAAGCACGGAAAGTCACTGGATTTGAACAACGCGAATACTTAGTTCGTGAAATTGTGGTGACAGACCATAGGTACGACTCATACTCTATTTAAAAATCTAAACATCTTGCGCTTTAATCATCAGTGCCAAACCTTCGCCACTTTTGCAGCAATGAGCAGCCAATCACAATTACTGTTTGGAACGAGCTGACTGGAGAACATTGCAAACCGCTCTCCTCATGGGCAGAACAGTTCACTATTTTTGGATTCACGGCTTTGAGAGGCAGCTTTCATAAAGGTTTTGATTACCTTAATCCTCCATTAGTGTCTGAATACACAGTTTCAATTATCTTACAAAAGACGCTGCGAAATGTACAGGATTTTCCCTTGGTTCCACCATGTCTACTAGAATCATTACTGATCCAAAAGGAGAAAGAGCAGACGCATTGAGGGAATGGTAAGACAGCACATGTCATTCCTTATCCTTTAAAAACACAACATAAAATACCTGGCAACTAACCTCGATATGTTTTGTAGGGTCAAAAATCGCACCGACTGGCTGAGTGACAGGCAAGCAAGGGTATTGGATGTCAGGAACCCTACGAAAGAGAAGGTGATCATCACACTGGACTCCCTGAAGCTGAAAAGGGTATAAACCTTTGCTTTTGTCCTATGTACCTTGATTATCGTCTACAATTATTAAAACTCCAGTCAATGACACAATAATCTCAGATGATTTCATATTCCCAACAACAAAAAACTAATATTTCTAGGCTGCCATATCAGTGTTGGACTATGTTTGCATTGCATAACTGCTAAGCTAAGCTAAGCTAAGTAAGGAAAAAATgtcagcaaaaagaaaaaaaaaaacggataaTGGAAGGAACATCAAAGATATTACATAGCCTAAACTAAATTGCGTTGCATAGCTACTAAAAATAGATAGGGAATTTAAGGACTGCTACAACATCATCATTGTGTTTACATTGCATTGCATAACCTAAACTATATTGCATTGCATAACTGCTAAACTAAGTAACGACAAAATACCATCCAACCAACTACGCTAACTTTACATTCAGTGAGAACAGAAATACATGTGACATAAGTAATACACAGGTAGTTTTTGTCTGATTAGAGCTGTTATAATGTTGCTTCATAATAAAGCGATCATATGCGAAAAAGTGACGGCCTCAAGAAAGTGGCCCGGGGTAACTGAGCTTAAACCTGTTGGAAACCCACACTCATATGCGAAAAAGTGATACACAAATAATGTATGTCTTATTGTTCCGGTAATGTAGATGCACTTCAGAATATAAAGAAGTGTGCCTGACTTGTGAACCTGTCGGATTTTTTCCCTAGCCTTACAACACCTTGCAAGAGCAACGCCATTGGCTCAGGGTTACAATACCCAACCCTCAAATGAGCACGATCAATGCATACCTGGGGTGCTCTGCTTGTGGACGGCGTGGAGACATTCCAGCAGGGACATCCTACACTTGCACCAGATGTAAGGCAGATACCGTGTCTACTCCAAAGTAAGCTGCAAActttagaatgctttgttacAGACGAATACATGTAATGCTGTGTCACACTTTTGCAAATGATCATTGCAGGATTACCTACAATTTCGTGGCATCTGATGGGACTGGCACAATGGAATGCACCTCGTTCACTGAAGATTCTGAAAAGTTGTTCAGGATGACGGCTGCAGACACGTTCAGGATGAAGCACAGCGTAAGCCTATCTCCCTTAGACTAACAAGTCAACCATGGAAGAATGTTGCAAAACCCATTAGAATGTACACATATacaaatttagaaagaaaagaACGCAACGCTGCACATTGTTATAAAATTAGGCGACCACTGTAAAAAATCAACTTTAAATTTATCAGGTTAAAACTGCAAATTACATAAGAAATTAAAGACAAACAGAGACCACACAAAGGGCATTCGAACTTGTTATACACACTTCCCTGATGACATTTAAATTCTTACAGTGGACTATCAAAAACTTAGTAGGTAGATAACTTATTAAACAATCAGCCATATACTTGCATATGAAATTAGGAGCTTATTGCAGTTTGTGTTGCCTTTATTAATCCTTCGGTGTCAATTGTTTCTTCTACCATACATAGGCTGGAAAACGTTTCCTAAGCTTAACAAACACCTGTATTTCCAGAATGATGCAGCGACCTTTGAACAGCTCCAGGAAATGCTCAAGTCCAACCACTTTCTGCTGGAAATCGGTCCAACAATGGGCCTTTCAAAGAACGGCGTGCTTGAATGGTGCTTGAAATCGATTGATTTGGAATCTGGGGAGGCCCAAGCAGAAAATGTTGAGCATCACTTTGCTGATCAGCAGGCTGAACAGGGTCCGAGTGCCAGCCAGGTGCTTGCACAAGCAACAATTGCTAGGCAGCAGCTTGAACAACCAACACTTCGTAGGAAGAACCCTGAGCAAGCAATGGTTACTGGGAAGCAGCCAGAGCAAGGAGCcattcctcaaaagaaactgAAGCAGCAGCTTGAACAACCAACACTTCGTAGGAAGAACCCTGAGCAAGCAATGGTTACTGGGAAGCAGCCAGAGCAAGGAGCcattcctcaaaagaaactgAAGCAGGAATTCATAGCTGAGCTCCATGCTGCACAGGGGAGTATTGCAAGACAATCAGACGAAGAGGAGGATGACTCCTCTGGTAAGTAATTCAAGTGCATCATTAGTTGTCCCTTTTGCTTAGGATGAAGAAGCCAGATCCTCTGGTATGTAATTCAAGTCAATCAGTCATCCACCATTTTGCTTAGCTAAGATTAATGTcttgtaaaataattagtattgtAGTTGATCTACCTTGGAAACTTGTAAGATATAGGTAGTCTCTACTTAGCCTGGAATCAACGAGTCCTACACTTCATGCCAACAGAAATAGCTTCTGTTGCGATCGTATAGAAGGTGGGAATGAAGCCTCACTATCTAGAACCCCTTACATATTTTGTAATATAAACATAAGAACTCTTGTTCTATTCTAACTCGGGCACTATGCCGAGTACCTTATATTCTAATTTGCACGAGTGCTTTGTATCTATATTCCATTATAACTCGGGCACTATGCCGAGTACCTTATGTTCTAATTTGCACGAGTACTTTGTATCTATCTTCCATAGACAAAATTATGATGGTCGCCAATTCGTACGGTTCCATAACTTCGTGATTGTTTGTGTCATCTTTTACCATTTGCAATTGTTTTGAGCTTAATGGTTAGCTCGGTGTTTGAAGCACGCTAATTAAATATACCAAACCGATTCTAATATCTTGGGGGACCGCGCGCGGTAGcgcgcggtccaacaactagtgagagaaaatgagcaatttaaattgtacgtttcttttagcgacttttatggttgttttcgagtatcaaagtcgaatggcaaaacgattggtgcttgtgaattcaaaatacaatgtagttttgagatcataaagcattgagtttaaacgctcagctttaccaatgattaacaacctaatatctttgtccatttaattctcgaatgagtctagtccctagacatttgaatagatcgatgcttagagaactttagaagcctctggtaagatcatctagttgaaacagaatattcaacattaaatggtaagaactttgttggattgacattggacatgtctaaacaaaatataaaagtcaacactagagaattcaattcttaaggctattagaaagggtacaagaaataggaaaacaaaggaacaaatgaacggaatttacaattccgtttctacctaaaagttaatgtttaaagagaagtgacctagcaatcaaacatccttggtatcatataccgcttgaggttcttacttcggtaataactcaaacaatggaagctagggtACACTAATGAcatacaagtgggaaatgaagcatggcattgctacattagttgtagggtcatctagtttgttttaagtcctttcagaggttggaacttaatggctattttgttccaaaatcagcatacctaaatttctgtttcaaacacagaaagactcacattcaagaaagacaaaaacaatgtttgtttgttatttgaatgaaatggtcaattacgggttgagtcaatatgcttgattaaaacaaacaactctttaacaataaaaactttactaggtacaaatcaatctcttgatttgagttccactaatctttggcattgttacttagaccatgtcaacaagttaacattcaaaagctctaatttgatggacttttgaaagttgattgatttctagatcattcaaggcgagctagtcttacttgttgaaag contains:
- the LOC130461403 gene encoding uncharacterized protein, coding for MQYPLLFPFGDCGWHQGLKKMSTGGQQQLATHQDPVLSCAVHTVEDFLAQEDNLAHQGREGSAKHISCREYYAYKLQIRPCNMLLRAGRCFQQYIVDIYVKIENTRLDFFRKNQQTIRADLYQGILDTVESGENSAANVGHRVVLPPSFLGGPRDMKKRYLNAMSLVKKYGKPDLFLTMTCNPNWPEIKQELAVGEEAQNRPDLVSRIFRAKLIALKHHIMKKKKIGEVAAMIYVVEFQKRGLPHAHFLVILKPNSKIRSPADFDKFVSAEIPPLANPHLRKIVLQHMMHGPCGQLNPDCACMKRKGNEGHCKYGYPKKFAAETTNSSDGYPLYKRIDTGESVCIRRVNMDNRSVIPYNPYLSSLFDCHLNVEVCSTIMAVKYLYKYVYKGHDRISFNVQDGSTAIVDEIQQYQAGRWVSPCEAAWRIFGFDLFEMFPSVLPLQIHLPNLQTIQVMPHENLDEIILNDKRSRTQLTEFFRMNAATPDGTGYTYAEFPEHYKWEGKEWKKRSNKTVVVGRLTFVAPAEGKRYFLRLLLMHVDSPRSFDHLRTVDGYKCATFQETALRLKLLEEDNAVDLCLAEACEVQMPTAFRQLFSTVLIFCQPSDPNALWLKYYDALSEDYRHQYPSSDSRSRELTVRSVEQSLEAMGKSFRDFGLQHLNDFQDEEFRRTKDIIDALDAPIPRDCIDARNTLNQAQQEAFDSIIDHVLKGKPGAFFIDGPGGTGKTFLYNALYAEVRLMNKIVLPTATSGIAASNIPSGRTAHSRFKIPIDSDASLACDVPKQGSLACLLKETSLIIWDEASMARKENVESLDMLLRDLCDENTLFGGKLVVFGGDFRQVLPVLPRKTQREAVAASLVSSVLWPRFIRFNLTENVRAREDPYFSAFLLSLGNGELQTGENDLVQLPMQIVHPSVVASDPIAELTAIAFPEVDVSRSTPGNFTTTAILTPLNEDVDDINATLIDKFPGESVMYRSFDTVLDDNSAIYPPEFIHTLCLGGMSPYKLVLKKNCPVLLLRNILPSSGLCNGTRMICKNFYPNLIECMITTGQHSGSHVFIPRIRLRPSASSNYPFQFQRKQFPIKLSFAMTINKSQGQTLSQVSIYLPQPCFSHGQLYVALSRARKACNVKVVSKQSPGHQPEHHVRNVISYDVLRLAACFVIILVRLTVTKHVHAMQLLLLFVPFDQEIFGVHICQVRALIAHTTSYYSFLFCESLCVLLSLLKHLSSSDWVTLKPVLLGRLNASP
- the LOC130461404 gene encoding uncharacterized protein; protein product: MKPERVYLDQLTEKSKGYKVKVKVVEKGPERNSPSKGILFQGLVMEDDKGNRMRAALFGNQIDVYKEAIEHLGSYEIANATIKASDEYWKAKDAKYGLLGYQMSFGSQAVIQRMNAESGPVLPEYQCLATIPRVYDPTDRFDIVAVVLYLEEEARKVTGFEQREYLVREIVVTDHSNEQPITITVWNELTGEHCKPLSSWAEQFTIFGFTALRGSFHKGFSLGSTMSTRIITDPKGERADALREWVKNRTDWLSDRQARVLDVRNPTKEKVIITLDSLKLKRPYNTLQEQRHWLRVTIPNPQMSTINAYLGCSACGRRGDIPAGTSYTCTRCKADTVSTPKITYNFVASDGTGTMECTSFTEDSEKLFRMTAADTFRMKHSNDAATFEQLQEMLKSNHFLLEIGPTMGLSKNGVLEWCLKSIDLESGEAQAENVEHHFADQQAEQGPSASQVLAQATIARQQLEQPTLRRKNPEQAMVTGKQPEQGAIPQKKLKQQLEQPTLRRKNPEQAMVTGKQPEQGAIPQKKLKQEFIAELHAAQGSIARQSDEEEDDSSGK